A region of Streptomyces halobius DNA encodes the following proteins:
- a CDS encoding squalene/phytoene synthase family protein, which yields MTLWSRTLHAGGVRDERLRADYTTAAHYVARLEPFSYPALRTVLPPAWQPHLLAAHAFARHTDDLADLPPTRRHSECFHAWAEATAQGLTTGDSTHALLRAFLHTVAVNGIPHAHVRDYLAGQARNLSFAGFATDADYYRCLDSVVVPYLTLICSSRRPRAASRTSHSLLWLVGDAGQRVDDLADFATDLRVGRLHFPQATLTHFGVTRADLESGRQTPAVRAFVAHACRQARAVLDFAQEALRHADAEEQLLLCPPLVAKQHLLGGIERQGADITRRTVALNLLPSPAELLGGTLRMLHARMRVATTHARP from the coding sequence ATGACGCTCTGGAGCCGTACTCTGCATGCTGGCGGCGTACGCGACGAACGGCTGCGCGCTGACTACACCACCGCGGCGCACTACGTGGCCCGCCTGGAACCGTTCTCCTATCCAGCGCTGCGTACGGTCCTGCCCCCCGCATGGCAGCCCCACCTCCTCGCCGCCCACGCCTTCGCACGACACACCGACGACCTGGCCGACCTCCCCCCGACACGCCGCCACAGCGAATGCTTCCACGCCTGGGCCGAAGCGACCGCGCAGGGCCTGACCACCGGAGACTCCACGCACGCGCTGCTGCGCGCCTTCTTGCACACCGTCGCGGTCAACGGCATCCCCCATGCCCACGTCCGTGACTACCTCGCAGGCCAGGCCAGGAACCTCTCCTTCGCCGGATTCGCCACCGATGCGGACTACTACCGCTGTCTCGACAGTGTCGTCGTGCCCTACCTCACCCTCATCTGCAGTTCGCGCCGACCCCGCGCCGCGAGCCGGACCAGCCACTCCTTGCTGTGGCTCGTGGGCGACGCAGGCCAACGCGTGGACGACCTCGCTGATTTCGCCACGGATCTGCGCGTCGGTCGGCTCCACTTCCCCCAGGCCACCCTGACGCACTTCGGCGTCACCCGTGCCGACCTGGAATCCGGACGCCAAACCCCTGCCGTACGCGCCTTTGTCGCGCACGCATGCCGACAGGCCCGCGCGGTGCTGGACTTCGCCCAGGAGGCGCTGCGCCACGCCGACGCGGAGGAACAACTCCTGCTTTGCCCCCCGTTGGTCGCCAAACAGCACCTGCTCGGCGGCATCGAGCGGCAGGGTGCGGACATCACCCGGCGCACCGTCGCGCTCAACCTCCTGCCCTCCCCGGCAGAGCTCCTCGGCGGGACACTGCGCATGCTTCACGCCCGCATGCGCGTTGCCACCACCCATGCCCGCCCGTAA
- a CDS encoding HAD family hydrolase: MAWLVNVPSERVVMALEPSPPSQRELVALVARAESHEHPAEEEEPSPSWSSGPVRPRGTRRPATRSRPWESAAAPVAGVEARLASLTRPSLPGAIGSATAVTGSGLLHGRHLTDLHGKATDLDDAAVGDLTAAAEEIAVAERPMAADETVQDLTFLGFVALADPVRYRCRPATARLRDAGVHTVMLTGDHPATADAIAATVSDTPDPTVCTGPRTERTGRRQTRRTAPGRGRHRPVQPPTTRSVSSRHTSDSDGSWR; encoded by the coding sequence ATGGCTTGGCTTGTCAATGTGCCGTCCGAGCGGGTAGTGATGGCGTTGGAACCGTCACCACCGTCGCAGCGGGAGCTGGTCGCGCTGGTGGCGCGGGCGGAGTCGCACGAGCATCCCGCCGAGGAGGAAGAGCCGAGCCCATCGTGGTCGAGCGGCCCGGTCCGCCCCCGCGGGACACGACGGCCCGCTACGCGGAGCAGGCCATGGGAGTCGGCGGCCGCACCCGTCGCCGGTGTGGAGGCCCGTTTGGCCTCGCTCACCCGGCCCAGTCTGCCCGGCGCGATCGGATCGGCGACCGCCGTCACCGGATCGGGGCTGCTGCACGGACGCCACCTGACCGACCTGCACGGCAAGGCCACCGACCTCGACGATGCCGCGGTCGGCGACTTGACCGCGGCCGCTGAAGAGATCGCCGTGGCCGAACGCCCTATGGCCGCCGACGAGACGGTACAGGACCTGACCTTCCTGGGATTCGTCGCGCTGGCCGACCCCGTCCGTTACCGGTGCCGCCCCGCCACCGCCCGGCTACGCGACGCCGGGGTACACACCGTCATGCTCACCGGCGACCATCCGGCCACCGCCGACGCCATTGCCGCCACCGTCAGCGATACGCCGGATCCCACCGTATGCACCGGACCCCGAACTGAACGAACTGGACGACGGCAAACTCGACGCACTGCTCCCGGCCGTGGACGTCATCGCCCGGTACAGCCCCCCACCACAAGGTCCGTATCGTCCAGGCATACCAGCGACTCGGACGGGTCGTGGCGATGA